TGCTTAGAGAATGTTTTGCATTGAAAAACTGGGCGTTTATAGTAAAACAAACTGATTATAGTAACAAAAACCGTATATTTTGAATGGCTTAAATATCAAAGTTTTATATGTTAAGCTGTTTATAAAAAATAGATTTTTGTTACTGCCTTAATCTTGTTTTGCTTTAATCCTTTTTTAGCTTGTTAAGTATACCACTTCTTAATTTATTAAACAATAGCAAGCCTTTCCATATAAGTCCTCTTTTAAAAGGCCTCATAAAAAGCATAAAAGCAAATTGACTATAACATAATAAATTATATCCATCGTAATTAATTTATATTTCAAGAAATTGGCTGTGAACAGGCCAAACCTTGGACTTTTTGTATATAAAAGAAGCCTTTCAAATGAAATTTGAATTTGTTTCACAAATCCAAAGCGTTACCCACTAATTTCACAGGGCATCCTTGAACCGCATCTACAGTAAATTTTTCATAAAGAAAATAACAAAAGCCTATTCCCTATAGATTTAAAAGCACAGATTCCCACAGGAAACGGTACCTTTTTGAGTCTATGTGAAGATATAATTTTGTTGCTGTTTAATTTTAAATTTACTATATCCTGTTCTTTAAGTTCATACCCTGCCATCATCATAAAAAAACCTTCCATATTAATATGGAAGGTGTGTTGCTATAATCATCTATATTGCATTAATGAAAAACATTAATTGTAATTTCAAAGATTATAACCTAACTACGTTTGCAGCCTGTGGACCTTTAGCGCCTTCAACTACGTCAAATTGAACTTCCTGGCCTTCTTCTAAAGTCTTGAAGCCGTCGGAGTTAATAGCGGAGAAATGTACAAATACATCGTCTTCGTTTTCGATGGAAATAAATCCAAATCCTTTTTCTGCGTTAAACCATTTAACTGTTCCTGTTTTCATTAAAAAAATCCTCCTAGAAAATAAAAAAAATAAGGGTTACCTTGTAACATAACTACATTAACACATAAACATACCCATGTCAACATATTTATTATATAATTTCACCGTTAACAAAGCCATAATCTTCCAATAAGTCGTCAAATAATATGGATTTTCGTGCAAGTTCGTCACATTTATTATTTAAAGCGTTTGAACTATGGCCTTTTACCCAATGAAATTGAACATTATGCCTTTCGAGCAAAGTCAAAAGCTCTATCCAGAGGTCAACATTGAGGGCCTTGTCATTTTTATTTCTCATCCAGTTATTTTTCTTC
This is a stretch of genomic DNA from Anaeropeptidivorans aminofermentans. It encodes these proteins:
- a CDS encoding cold-shock protein gives rise to the protein MKTGTVKWFNAEKGFGFISIENEDDVFVHFSAINSDGFKTLEEGQEVQFDVVEGAKGPQAANVVRL